CGTGGCGCTGGTGGCCGGGAGCCCCGGCGCCGCCGGCGTCGCCGACGCCCTGGCGCAGGCGCTCCGCCTGCGCGGCAACGACACCCGGCTCGGTGACGTCCGCCGGGACCGCTACCGGATGGCGGACGCGCTGCGGACCGCCGGGCTGCGCACGCCGCGTCAACTCCTGGTCAGCGACCTCGCCGGGCTGCTCGCCTGGTACGCCGGGGTGGGTGGCCGGGTGACCCTGGAGAGCCTCGGGGGGACCGGTTGCGTCCCCGCCCGGCGCATCCCGTGCGCGACCGAACACGACCTCGTCGCGGCGTTCCGCGGCCTCGTCGGCGCGGCGCCCGAGCCGGCCGGGCCGGCCGCGGCCCTGCTGGCCCGGGAGTGTCCGCCGCGCGGCAGGTACCACGTGAACACCGTCAGCCTCGACGGCACGCACCACGTGTGCGACATCTGGCAGGTGCGGCCGCCGGACCGGGACGCGGCCCCGGGGCTGTCCCGAGGCGTCCTGCTGTCCCGGCGCGGACCGGAGCAGGACGCGCTGGTCCTGCACACGCTGGCCGCCCTCGACATCCTCGGCCTGCGCCACGGACCGGCCCACACCGAGCTGGCGCTCACCCCCGAGGGGCCGTGCGTGCTGACGGTCGGGGCCCACCTGTCGGGCGGGGACCTGCCCCTGCTGGTGGCGGGGGCCGTCGGCAGCGGCCAGCTGGAGTGGACCGTGGACGCCTCCGTGGCACCCCAGCGCTTCTTCCGGCGGGCCGCCCGCGACTACCGGCGGACGCGTTCCGCGGCCTTCGTCCGCGCGGACGAAGGCCCCGCGCGCCCACCGGCGAGAATGTCGGGGTGCTCCAGCAACTCTTCAGTCCGTCCGTCCAGCACACGCTCGACCTGATCGGCATCTTCGTCTTCGCGATCTCCGGTGCCCTGCTGGCGGTGCGCAAGAACTTCGACGTCTTCGGCATCGCCGTCCTCGCCGAGGTCACCGCGCTGGGCGGCGGGCTCTTCCGCGACCTGGTCATCGGGGCCGTGCCGCCCGCCGCCTTCACGGACCTGGGGTACTTCCTCACCCCGCTGCTCGCCACGCTCCTCGTCTTCTTCCTGCACCCGCAGGTGGAGCGCATCCAGG
This genomic stretch from Streptomyces sp. Go-475 harbors:
- a CDS encoding biotin carboxylase; its protein translation is MICSAPRGAAAEGPRGGPAGESVVVIVDGYGTARHLPALFDERGHACVHVRSGQEVPEHLLARFRPEAYRELIVGDGTLGRILPAVAAHRPVALVAGSPGAAGVADALAQALRLRGNDTRLGDVRRDRYRMADALRTAGLRTPRQLLVSDLAGLLAWYAGVGGRVTLESLGGTGCVPARRIPCATEHDLVAAFRGLVGAAPEPAGPAAALLARECPPRGRYHVNTVSLDGTHHVCDIWQVRPPDRDAAPGLSRGVLLSRRGPEQDALVLHTLAALDILGLRHGPAHTELALTPEGPCVLTVGAHLSGGDLPLLVAGAVGSGQLEWTVDASVAPQRFFRRAARDYRRTRSAAFVRADEGPARPPARMSGCSSNSSVRPSSTRST